The proteins below are encoded in one region of Saccopteryx leptura isolate mSacLep1 chromosome 1, mSacLep1_pri_phased_curated, whole genome shotgun sequence:
- the MYOG gene encoding myogenin, protein MELYETPPYFYQEPHFYDGENYLPVHLQGFEPPGYERTELSLSPEVRGPLEDKGLGTPEHCPGQCLPWACKVCKRKSVSVDRRRAATLREKRRLKKVNEAFEALKRSTLLNPNQRLPKVEILRSAIQYIERLQALLSSLNQEERGLRYRGGGGPQAGVPSECSSHSASCSPEWGSALEFGPNPGDHLLTADPTDAHNLHSLTSIVDSITMEDVSVAFPDETMPN, encoded by the exons ATGGAGCTTTATGAGACACCCCCCTACTTCTACCAGGAGCCCCACTTCTACGATGGGGAAAACTACCTGCCTGTCCACCTCCAGGGCTTCGAGCCGCCGGGCTACGAGCGGACTGAGCTCAGCCTGAGCCCCGAGGTTCGGGGGCCCCTGGAAGACAAGGGGCTGGGGACCCCCGAGCACTGCCCGGGTCAGTGCCTGCCGTGGGCCTGTAAGGTGTGCAAGAGGAAGTCCGTGTCCGTGGACCGGCGGCGGGCGGCCACGCTGCGGGAGAAGCGCAGGCTCAAGAAGGTGAACGAGGCCTTCGAGGCCCTGAAAAGGAGCACCCTGCTGAACCCCAACCAGCGGCTGCCCAAGGTGGAGATCCTGCGCAGCGCCATCCAGTACATCGAGCGCCTGCAGGCGCTGCTCAGCTCCCTCAACCAGGAGGAGCGCGGGCTGCGCTACCGTGGTGGGGGCGGGCCCCAGGCAGGG GTGCCCAGCGAATGCAGCTCCCACAGCGCCTCCTGCAGTCCAGAGTGGGGCAGCGCACTGGAGTTCGGCCCCAACCCAGGAG ACCACCTGCTCACAGCTGACCCTACCGACGCCCACAACCTGCACTCGCTGACCTCCATCGTGGACAGCATCACCATGGAGGACGTCTCTGTGGCCTTCCCAGATGAAACCATGCCCAACTGA